In one Novosphingopyxis iocasae genomic region, the following are encoded:
- a CDS encoding xanthine dehydrogenase family protein molybdopterin-binding subunit produces MSAKPDRTKEGLSRRSLLIGGLAAGGLVVGWSLWPRQYRPGLAATEDERVFDAWLKIARDGQVTVAVPQAELGQGVYTQLAQIVAGELGADWRTVAVQPAAINPLFANDLLARQWAPAVLPVGADRAGEEPIIADAIDKLATRSTFMVTAGSTSIRMFEEPARKAGAVARAMLCQAAAAQWDVAWESCQAQDGFVVFQQKRLRFGVLVDEAAALDPPDPVPLLPSPRNILSGTDQLRLDVPAKLDGSATFAGDVRLPEMLYASIRHGPIGDSRLKALRSAGAKDIIGLVDVVTNDRWVAAVATNWWAANKALDRLAPVFVTSGSLPSDESIETALAEALRTGKGWQIDSRGSLLKSLEKSAGTRVFEAQYNVAPALHAGIETRCATASVRGAKAEIWVATQAPAAAREAVASALGFSASDVILYPMMAGGAFGRALNPAVAVEAALISRQMGRPVQLTWSRAEECLQDHYRAPAKARMIGAIDGAGQLAGFAAKIAVPATMREQLRRMIRGDLPYQAWQEAADERDPLAVEGAMPPYAIPNIAIDHYPANVGIPTGRWRGNADSYTAFFVESFLDELARAAGIEPLSFRMQMLTGQPRLAACINGVAAMANWTGGAGGEGQGIACHVARGSYIAVIASARTGDRGVRVSRISAMVDAGRLINPDIARQQIEGGIVWGLAQALGVATGFEGGLANVRRLRDANLPTLADMPEVQVEFVRSDADPGGIGEIGVPAVAPAVSNALFSAAGVRMRNLPLLSDGL; encoded by the coding sequence GTGTCCGCAAAGCCTGACCGCACGAAAGAGGGCCTCAGCCGCCGCTCGCTGCTGATCGGCGGGCTCGCTGCGGGCGGGCTCGTCGTCGGCTGGTCGCTATGGCCACGACAGTATCGGCCGGGGCTCGCCGCGACGGAGGATGAACGGGTATTCGATGCCTGGCTCAAGATCGCGCGCGATGGGCAGGTGACGGTCGCCGTGCCACAGGCGGAACTGGGGCAGGGCGTCTATACGCAGCTCGCGCAGATCGTCGCGGGAGAACTCGGCGCGGACTGGCGCACGGTGGCGGTGCAGCCGGCCGCGATCAATCCGCTGTTCGCCAACGATCTGCTGGCACGGCAGTGGGCGCCTGCGGTGTTGCCGGTGGGCGCAGACCGTGCGGGCGAGGAGCCGATAATCGCCGATGCCATCGACAAGCTGGCGACGCGCAGCACATTCATGGTCACGGCAGGATCGACTTCGATCCGTATGTTCGAGGAGCCGGCGCGTAAGGCCGGTGCCGTAGCGCGCGCGATGCTGTGTCAGGCCGCCGCCGCGCAATGGGACGTGGCTTGGGAGAGCTGCCAGGCGCAGGACGGCTTCGTCGTCTTTCAACAGAAGCGCCTGCGGTTCGGAGTGCTGGTGGACGAAGCCGCCGCGCTGGACCCGCCCGATCCGGTGCCTTTGCTGCCTAGTCCGCGCAACATTTTGTCGGGAACGGACCAGCTGCGGCTCGACGTACCGGCCAAGCTGGACGGCAGCGCCACATTCGCGGGCGATGTCCGCCTGCCGGAGATGCTGTACGCCTCGATCCGGCACGGCCCGATCGGTGACAGCCGCCTGAAAGCGCTGCGCAGCGCCGGTGCGAAAGATATCATCGGGCTGGTCGATGTAGTGACAAATGATCGCTGGGTTGCTGCGGTGGCAACCAACTGGTGGGCGGCGAACAAGGCACTCGATCGGCTGGCGCCCGTGTTCGTGACAAGCGGTAGTCTGCCATCCGACGAATCCATCGAGACCGCGCTTGCCGAGGCGCTGAGAACCGGCAAGGGCTGGCAGATCGACAGTCGCGGTTCCTTGCTGAAATCGCTGGAAAAGAGCGCGGGCACGCGCGTTTTTGAGGCGCAGTATAATGTCGCGCCCGCGCTCCATGCCGGTATCGAGACGCGCTGCGCCACCGCATCGGTGCGCGGCGCCAAGGCGGAAATCTGGGTTGCGACGCAGGCGCCCGCCGCAGCGCGCGAGGCGGTGGCGAGCGCGCTGGGCTTTTCGGCCAGCGACGTGATCCTTTATCCGATGATGGCGGGCGGAGCGTTCGGGCGCGCGCTCAATCCCGCGGTTGCGGTGGAGGCGGCGCTGATCAGCCGCCAGATGGGCAGGCCGGTGCAACTTACATGGTCGCGCGCCGAAGAATGCCTGCAGGACCATTATCGCGCGCCCGCCAAGGCGCGCATGATCGGCGCGATCGACGGCGCGGGACAGCTTGCAGGTTTCGCCGCCAAGATCGCCGTGCCAGCAACGATGCGCGAACAGCTGCGCCGGATGATCCGCGGCGATCTGCCCTATCAGGCTTGGCAGGAAGCTGCCGATGAGCGTGATCCCTTGGCCGTCGAAGGGGCCATGCCGCCTTATGCGATCCCGAACATCGCGATCGATCACTATCCTGCAAATGTCGGCATCCCGACCGGGCGCTGGCGCGGCAACGCGGATAGCTACACGGCTTTCTTCGTGGAATCCTTTCTGGATGAGCTGGCGCGCGCTGCGGGGATCGAGCCACTGTCCTTCCGCATGCAGATGCTTACCGGACAGCCGCGCCTTGCCGCCTGTATCAACGGCGTCGCGGCGATGGCGAACTGGACCGGTGGCGCCGGAGGAGAGGGGCAGGGCATCGCCTGTCACGTAGCGCGCGGCTCCTATATCGCGGTGATCGCCAGCGCCCGCACCGGAGACCGCGGCGTCCGTGTCAGCCGCATCTCGGCGATGGTGGATGCCGGGCGCCTCATCAATCCGGACATCGCGCGGCAGCAGATTGAGGGCGGCATCGTCTGGGGACTTGCGCAGGCGCTGGGCGTTGCAACAGGATTCGAAGGCGGATTGGCGAATGTGCGGCGGCTGCGCGATGCCAATCTCCCGACGCTTGCCGATATGCCGGAGGTGCAAGTGGAGTTTGTGCGCAGCGACGCGGACCCTGGCGGTATCGGGGAAATTGGCGTGCCCGCGGTGGCCCCTGCGGTCTCCAACGCCCTGTTCTCCGCAGCCGGCGTGCGCATGCGCAATCTGCCGCTGCTTTCTGATGGGCTGTAG
- the hemH gene encoding ferrochelatase, translated as MKPADHLQIPPPRIGVLLVNLGTPEAAEPKAVKRYLGEFLSDRRVVEIPRLLWQPILRGIILQTRPKKSSEAYEQVWMEEGSPLAHYTKRQAEELAARFGAEVDIRWAMRYGEPAVGEVLTQMKADGCERILVAPLYPQYCAATTATVMDECYRALAAMRWQPALRSLPPYHDDPAYIDALKTSIGGALETLDFSPDALLLSFHGMPQRTLELGDPYHCHCRKTARLLGEAMGRDVRVAFQSRFGRAKWLEPATDAVLEAMPGEGIKRVAIAAPGFASDCLETLEELAIRGQEQFFEAGGERFAYLPCLNDSAPGIAMLETLLRRELMGWTR; from the coding sequence GTGAAACCTGCCGACCATCTCCAGATCCCGCCGCCGCGTATCGGCGTGCTGCTCGTTAATCTCGGCACGCCCGAGGCTGCGGAGCCGAAGGCGGTGAAGCGTTATCTGGGGGAGTTTCTATCCGATCGCCGCGTTGTCGAAATCCCGCGGCTGCTCTGGCAGCCCATCCTGCGCGGGATCATCCTGCAAACCCGCCCGAAGAAATCTTCCGAAGCCTATGAACAGGTTTGGATGGAGGAAGGCAGCCCGCTGGCTCATTATACCAAGCGGCAGGCGGAGGAACTGGCCGCGCGCTTCGGCGCGGAAGTCGATATCCGCTGGGCCATGCGTTACGGCGAGCCTGCGGTGGGCGAGGTGCTGACGCAGATGAAGGCGGACGGGTGCGAACGCATTCTGGTGGCGCCGCTCTATCCGCAATATTGCGCGGCGACCACGGCGACGGTGATGGACGAGTGCTACCGCGCGCTTGCCGCCATGCGTTGGCAACCGGCGCTGCGCAGCCTGCCGCCCTATCATGACGATCCGGCCTATATCGATGCGCTGAAGACCTCGATCGGCGGAGCGCTGGAGACGCTGGACTTCAGCCCGGACGCGCTGCTTCTCAGCTTCCACGGCATGCCGCAGCGCACGCTGGAACTGGGCGATCCCTATCACTGCCACTGCCGCAAGACCGCGCGGCTGCTGGGCGAGGCGATGGGCCGCGATGTGCGCGTGGCCTTCCAGTCGCGTTTCGGCCGCGCCAAATGGCTGGAACCCGCCACCGACGCGGTGCTGGAAGCCATGCCGGGCGAGGGGATCAAACGCGTCGCCATCGCCGCGCCGGGCTTCGCGTCGGACTGCCTCGAGACGCTGGAAGAGCTCGCCATTCGCGGGCAGGAGCAGTTCTTCGAAGCGGGCGGGGAGCGTTTTGCGTATCTCCCTTGCCTTAACGACAGCGCGCCCGGCATTGCCATGCTGGAGACGCTGCTGCGGCGCGAGCTGATGGGCTGGACGCGCTGA
- a CDS encoding Do family serine endopeptidase, translated as MRYAYAFTAALLLGGSTIALVNGTPVTAQTAQNEDHVMRALAPAGAPVSFADLAAQVSPAVVNISTKQTVKVEQNPMAGLFGQFFGRRGQQPQQPSTQEAQSLGSGFIVSSDGYIVTNNHVVAPGNENATVDSITVIMPDRTEYPAKLVGRDEASDIAVLKIDAGKTLPFVKLGDSTKTRVGDWVMAIGNPLGLGGTVTSGIVSALYRNVGQGGVDTGGAYDRFIQTDAAINQGNSGGPMFNLNGEVIGINRAILSPTGGSVGLGFATPSEVAAPIIAQLKEGKEVEHGYLGIQFQPLSEDFAASIRGIDNKNEGAFVQSVVPGASADKGGVEAGDVITAINGQQVTRDNTLAYIVANIPVGRTVPVDVIRNGQRKRLNVTISQRPSDEELAKLAGGDEQDFSEPDESVNEQAAEADMGIAVLDLTPNLRRQLRLGADTQGVVVNGVDPSSDAARKGIQRGIVILSVDGRPVTSAEAFSNAVNAAQRSGKAAVLLRVQAPGGQQPVFIPVRIQGD; from the coding sequence GTGCGCTACGCTTATGCCTTCACCGCAGCACTTCTACTCGGCGGAAGCACGATCGCGCTGGTGAACGGCACGCCCGTAACCGCGCAGACCGCGCAAAACGAGGATCATGTGATGCGCGCCCTGGCGCCCGCTGGCGCTCCCGTCAGCTTCGCCGATCTCGCCGCGCAGGTTTCCCCCGCCGTCGTCAACATTTCCACCAAGCAGACCGTGAAGGTGGAGCAGAACCCGATGGCAGGCCTGTTCGGCCAGTTCTTCGGCCGACGCGGACAGCAGCCGCAGCAGCCCAGCACGCAGGAAGCGCAGTCGCTCGGCTCCGGTTTCATCGTGTCCTCGGATGGCTATATCGTCACCAACAACCATGTGGTGGCACCGGGCAACGAGAATGCGACGGTGGATTCGATCACCGTCATCATGCCCGATCGCACCGAATATCCTGCGAAGCTCGTGGGCCGTGACGAGGCATCGGACATTGCCGTCCTCAAGATCGACGCGGGCAAGACTCTTCCCTTCGTGAAACTGGGCGACAGCACCAAAACCCGTGTGGGCGACTGGGTGATGGCCATCGGCAATCCGCTGGGCCTTGGCGGCACCGTCACGAGCGGCATCGTGTCCGCGCTCTACCGCAATGTCGGTCAGGGCGGCGTGGACACGGGCGGCGCCTATGATCGCTTCATCCAGACGGACGCTGCGATCAACCAGGGCAATAGCGGCGGACCGATGTTCAACCTCAATGGCGAGGTTATCGGGATCAACCGCGCGATCCTGTCGCCCACAGGCGGCAGCGTAGGCCTTGGTTTCGCGACGCCGTCCGAAGTGGCTGCGCCGATCATTGCGCAGCTCAAGGAAGGCAAGGAAGTCGAGCACGGCTATCTGGGCATCCAGTTCCAGCCTTTGTCCGAAGACTTTGCCGCTTCCATTCGCGGTATCGACAACAAGAACGAAGGTGCATTCGTTCAGAGCGTCGTGCCCGGGGCATCCGCTGACAAGGGCGGTGTCGAAGCCGGCGACGTCATCACCGCAATCAACGGCCAGCAGGTTACGCGGGACAATACGCTGGCTTACATCGTGGCGAACATCCCGGTCGGCCGGACCGTCCCCGTGGATGTGATCCGCAATGGGCAACGCAAGCGCCTGAACGTCACAATTAGCCAGCGTCCATCCGATGAGGAACTTGCGAAGCTTGCGGGCGGTGACGAGCAGGACTTCTCCGAGCCCGACGAATCGGTGAACGAGCAGGCTGCCGAGGCCGATATGGGCATCGCTGTGCTCGATCTGACGCCGAACCTGCGCCGCCAGCTGCGGCTGGGTGCGGACACGCAGGGCGTGGTTGTGAACGGGGTTGATCCCAGCAGCGATGCGGCCCGCAAGGGTATCCAGCGCGGCATCGTCATCCTGTCGGTTGACGGACGCCCGGTGACATCGGCCGAGGCGTTCTCCAATGCGGTGAATGCGGCACAGCGTTCGGGCAAGGCAGCCGTGCTGCTTCGCGTGCAAGCGCCGGGCGGACAACAGCCGGTGTTCATTCCGGTGCGCATCCAGGGCGACTGA
- the hflC gene encoding protease modulator HflC: MNRNNLTSPLAIALFVLAAIILLVMTVSIVPETKQAIITAYGKPDRIVNPYRTNEEFGETPGNLVARIPFIEQIQFIDKRIRRVEMARQEVLSTDQLRLQVDAYARYRITDPLRMYTTIRTEDALGDQLRTILGSSLRNELGKRAFATLLSPERGQVMENIQDALNIEANKYGAQVIDVRIKRADLPEGTPLQSAYERMRTARQQEAVAIRAEGEKQAQIIRADAEAQAARTYAESFGKDPEFYDFYRSMESYARTFEQGKGNTNIVMSPKNEYLRNFENGGGR; the protein is encoded by the coding sequence ATGAACCGCAACAATCTGACAAGTCCGCTGGCGATCGCCCTGTTCGTCCTGGCCGCGATCATCCTGTTGGTGATGACGGTCTCGATCGTACCGGAAACCAAGCAGGCGATCATCACCGCCTACGGCAAGCCGGACCGGATCGTGAATCCCTATCGCACAAACGAGGAATTCGGTGAAACGCCGGGCAATCTGGTCGCGCGCATTCCGTTCATCGAGCAGATCCAGTTCATCGACAAGCGTATCCGCCGCGTGGAAATGGCGCGGCAGGAAGTGCTTTCGACCGATCAGCTGCGCCTGCAGGTGGACGCCTATGCGCGTTATCGCATCACCGATCCGCTGCGCATGTACACCACCATTCGCACCGAGGACGCCTTGGGCGACCAGCTGCGTACCATCCTAGGCTCCTCTTTACGCAACGAGCTGGGTAAGCGCGCCTTTGCGACGCTGCTCAGCCCGGAGCGCGGTCAGGTGATGGAGAACATCCAGGACGCGCTGAATATCGAGGCCAACAAATATGGTGCGCAGGTAATCGATGTGCGGATCAAGCGCGCCGATCTGCCCGAAGGCACGCCCCTGCAATCGGCCTATGAGCGGATGCGCACCGCGCGTCAGCAGGAAGCGGTCGCGATCCGGGCCGAAGGCGAGAAGCAGGCGCAGATCATCCGTGCCGATGCCGAAGCGCAGGCCGCGCGCACCTATGCCGAGAGCTTCGGCAAGGACCCGGAATTCTACGATTTCTATCGCTCGATGGAATCCTACGCCCGCACGTTCGAACAGGGCAAAGGCAACACCAACATCGTGATGTCCCCCAAGAACGAGTATCTGCGCAACTTTGAAAATGGTGGCGGCCGCTGA
- the hflK gene encoding protease modulator HflK, producing the protein MNDQGPWGGPRKGGSGGGDGSGDGGGDGPRNPWSPPPQGPGGGGPRKGRGPSLEDLLKSRGRFNVPGGPANKSIWLLAVVALVALWLAFSSIHVLGAEEEGVITRLGAYDRTVGPGVQFTLPAPIEKLQKVDTQAIRTTQIGSTGASQENLILTSDQNIIDMAYEVRWSVRNPARYLFQLEDPAQTVAEVGESAMRAAVANFDLISAIGPGRGEIEAQVRERMQQILDSYGAGITIEAISILQSDPPAEVNEAFKEVNAAKQERESAINNSRAFAQRVIERALGDTARFDKVYAEYRLAPEVTRRRIYYETMEGVLGDVDKTIVDTDGSVTPYLPLPEIRKRAEQPAAGAEASNP; encoded by the coding sequence ATGAACGATCAAGGCCCGTGGGGCGGTCCGCGCAAAGGCGGCAGCGGCGGAGGTGACGGCAGCGGCGATGGCGGCGGCGACGGTCCGCGCAATCCGTGGAGCCCCCCGCCGCAGGGACCTGGCGGCGGCGGTCCGCGCAAGGGCCGCGGCCCTTCGTTGGAAGATCTGTTGAAAAGTCGCGGCAGGTTTAACGTACCCGGCGGCCCGGCAAACAAATCCATCTGGCTGCTGGCGGTTGTGGCGCTGGTGGCGCTTTGGCTCGCCTTTTCGAGCATTCACGTGCTCGGCGCCGAAGAAGAAGGCGTTATCACCCGCCTCGGCGCATATGATCGCACGGTTGGCCCCGGCGTTCAGTTCACTCTGCCCGCCCCGATCGAGAAGCTGCAGAAGGTGGACACGCAGGCCATCCGCACCACGCAGATCGGCTCCACCGGCGCATCCCAGGAAAATCTGATCCTGACGAGCGATCAGAACATCATCGACATGGCCTATGAAGTCCGCTGGTCGGTCCGCAATCCCGCACGCTATCTCTTCCAGTTGGAAGATCCTGCGCAGACCGTTGCCGAAGTGGGCGAAAGCGCCATGCGCGCCGCCGTTGCGAACTTCGACCTCATCTCTGCGATCGGCCCCGGTCGCGGTGAGATCGAAGCGCAGGTACGCGAGCGCATGCAGCAGATTCTGGACAGCTACGGCGCGGGCATAACGATCGAGGCGATCTCGATCCTGCAGTCCGATCCGCCGGCCGAGGTGAACGAGGCCTTCAAGGAAGTGAACGCGGCCAAGCAGGAACGCGAATCGGCGATCAACAACAGCCGCGCCTTTGCGCAACGGGTGATCGAGCGCGCGCTCGGCGACACCGCACGGTTCGACAAGGTTTATGCCGAATATCGGCTCGCGCCCGAGGTGACCCGCCGCCGCATCTATTATGAAACCATGGAAGGCGTGCTGGGCGATGTCGACAAGACGATCGTCGATACCGATGGATCGGTGACGCCCTATCTGCCCCTTCCCGAAATCAGGAAACGCGCCGAACAGCCCGCGGCTGGTGCGGAGGCGAGCAACCCATGA
- a CDS encoding helicase HerA-like domain-containing protein, which translates to MASDSNEAIFIGQSEEPDGGHPQFLNLKRANRHGLIAGATGTGKTITLQGLAESFSQQGVPVFLADVKGDLAGMAMAGSPDGKLHEPFTKRAAEIGYDDFSYADNPVVFWDLFGEQGHPVRTTISEMGPLLLGRLLQLNDTQAGVLEIAFRAADDEGLLLLNLADLQSLLQWTAENRADLSKKYGQVSSASVGAIQRALLQLDAQGGARFFGEPAMEIADLMRVEEDGRGQVNILAADKLMQSPRLYSTFLLWLLSELFEALPEVGDPDKPKLVFFFDEAHLLFDDAPKVLLDKVEQVVRLIRSKGVGVYFVTQNPVDIPEEVAGQLGNRVQHALRAFTPRDKKAIRAAAETFRENPDLDVETAITQLKVGEALVSTLMEDGAPSVVQRTLVKPPRSRAGPLTAKERAIIRSISPFGDKYDHEVDRESASEVLAAKAADAAKTAEAVEQKGVEEVRKEPRRTSSIWEKAGKAAVDAAAASAGGMIGRKLSGRTSRAAPTKSAAGAAAGTIGTELGKAIGFPGLGRFARGLLGGLMR; encoded by the coding sequence ATGGCAAGCGATAGCAACGAAGCGATCTTCATTGGCCAGAGCGAAGAACCGGATGGCGGGCATCCGCAGTTCCTGAATCTGAAGCGCGCCAATCGCCACGGGCTGATCGCGGGCGCGACCGGTACCGGCAAGACCATCACGCTACAGGGCCTTGCCGAAAGCTTTTCGCAGCAGGGCGTTCCGGTCTTTCTTGCCGATGTGAAGGGCGATCTGGCCGGTATGGCGATGGCAGGCTCACCCGATGGCAAGCTGCACGAACCCTTCACGAAGCGCGCCGCCGAAATCGGCTATGACGACTTCTCCTACGCCGACAATCCGGTCGTCTTCTGGGATTTGTTCGGCGAACAGGGCCATCCCGTCCGCACCACCATCTCCGAAATGGGTCCGCTGCTGCTCGGGCGGCTGCTGCAACTCAACGATACGCAGGCAGGCGTGCTCGAAATCGCGTTCCGCGCGGCAGACGACGAAGGCCTGCTGCTGCTCAATCTGGCCGATCTGCAATCGCTTCTGCAGTGGACCGCAGAAAACCGCGCCGATCTTTCGAAGAAATACGGCCAGGTCTCCTCCGCCAGCGTCGGAGCGATCCAGCGCGCCCTGCTCCAGCTCGATGCGCAGGGCGGCGCGCGCTTCTTCGGCGAACCGGCCATGGAAATCGCTGACCTGATGCGCGTGGAGGAAGACGGGCGCGGGCAGGTCAATATCCTCGCCGCGGACAAGCTGATGCAGAGCCCGCGGCTCTATTCCACCTTCTTGCTCTGGCTGCTGTCCGAACTGTTCGAGGCGCTTCCCGAAGTGGGCGACCCCGACAAACCCAAACTCGTCTTTTTCTTCGATGAGGCGCATCTGCTGTTCGACGATGCACCCAAGGTCTTGCTCGACAAGGTGGAGCAGGTGGTGCGCCTCATTCGCTCCAAGGGCGTCGGCGTCTATTTCGTCACGCAGAACCCTGTCGACATTCCGGAAGAGGTGGCAGGCCAGCTAGGCAACCGCGTGCAGCATGCGCTGCGGGCGTTCACGCCGCGCGATAAGAAGGCGATCCGGGCCGCGGCGGAGACCTTCCGCGAGAACCCGGACCTCGACGTCGAGACCGCGATCACGCAGCTGAAAGTGGGTGAGGCGCTGGTTTCCACGCTGATGGAAGACGGCGCGCCGTCCGTCGTGCAGCGCACGCTGGTGAAGCCTCCCCGTTCGCGCGCGGGGCCGCTGACGGCGAAGGAGCGCGCCATCATCCGCTCGATATCGCCTTTCGGCGACAAATATGATCACGAGGTGGACCGGGAAAGCGCGTCCGAAGTGCTCGCCGCCAAAGCTGCCGACGCCGCGAAAACCGCCGAGGCGGTGGAGCAAAAAGGCGTGGAAGAAGTTCGCAAGGAGCCGCGCCGAACGTCGTCCATCTGGGAAAAAGCGGGCAAGGCCGCAGTCGATGCGGCGGCGGCTTCCGCTGGCGGAATGATCGGGCGGAAGCTGTCCGGCCGCACCAGCCGCGCTGCGCCCACCAAAAGCGCCGCGGGTGCCGCAGCCGGAACGATCGGGACCGAGCTGGGCAAGGCGATCGGCTTTCCCGGCCTTGGCCGGTTTGCGCGCGGTCTGCTCGGTGGACTGATGCGCTAG
- a CDS encoding CoA-binding protein, giving the protein MPLESADEIKSLLERTNRIAMVGASPKANRASNGVLKFLLDQGYEVIPVNPGHAGSAIHGAEVVASLADIEGKVDLVDIFRNSEDAANAVDQAISIGAGAVWMQLGVINEDAAARAEEAGLDVVMDRCPKIEIPRLGVRKA; this is encoded by the coding sequence ATGCCGCTTGAGAGCGCAGACGAAATCAAGAGCCTGCTCGAACGTACAAACCGGATCGCGATGGTGGGCGCATCGCCCAAGGCGAATCGCGCCAGCAACGGCGTGCTCAAATTCCTGCTGGATCAGGGGTATGAGGTAATACCGGTTAATCCCGGTCACGCCGGGTCAGCAATCCACGGAGCCGAGGTGGTGGCATCGCTTGCCGATATCGAGGGAAAGGTCGATCTGGTCGACATCTTTCGCAACAGCGAGGATGCGGCCAATGCGGTGGATCAGGCGATATCGATCGGTGCCGGCGCGGTCTGGATGCAGCTGGGCGTGATCAATGAGGACGCGGCGGCCCGCGCAGAGGAGGCCGGACTGGACGTCGTGATGGACCGTTGTCCCAAGATCGAGATTCCGCGCCTCGGTGTCCGCAAAGCCTGA
- a CDS encoding Mrp/NBP35 family ATP-binding protein: protein MATSEAIETALRDAAAERARLVRLDDDAITVTVDVAGVKASDHDAIEQAVRGAVEPLRGERKLRIALTAERSKPRLIAVGSGKGGVGKSTLAANLAVALARRGRSAGLVDADIYGPSVPTLLGREGVKPEAENQKLHPVDSDYGVPFLSMGQLVDAGQAVAWRGPMAGKALTQLIDAHWQAKELVVDLPPGTGDIQLSMVQSHKPAAAVIVSTPQDLALIDATRAITFFDKAGVPVIGLVENMAGYVCPHCGELSDPFGSGGAEAAAKALDLPFLGRVPLDIAIRTASDAGIPPAAGDSVQGRAFLSIADKVIDWMEGHGHAA from the coding sequence ATGGCGACCTCTGAAGCAATTGAGACCGCGCTGCGCGATGCGGCCGCCGAACGGGCGCGGCTCGTGCGGCTGGATGACGACGCGATTACGGTGACCGTCGATGTCGCCGGGGTGAAGGCCTCAGATCATGACGCGATCGAACAGGCCGTGCGCGGCGCGGTCGAGCCGCTGCGGGGCGAGCGAAAGCTGCGCATCGCGCTGACGGCTGAGCGCTCCAAACCGCGGCTGATCGCGGTCGGCAGCGGAAAGGGCGGCGTCGGCAAATCCACGCTTGCGGCCAATCTGGCGGTGGCCCTTGCGCGGCGTGGCCGTTCCGCAGGGCTGGTGGATGCCGATATCTACGGCCCTTCCGTGCCGACATTGCTGGGCCGTGAGGGTGTGAAGCCCGAGGCGGAAAATCAGAAGCTCCATCCGGTCGACAGCGATTACGGCGTGCCGTTTCTTTCGATGGGCCAATTGGTGGATGCAGGGCAGGCGGTGGCCTGGCGCGGGCCGATGGCGGGCAAGGCGCTCACCCAGTTGATCGATGCGCACTGGCAGGCGAAGGAGCTGGTGGTCGATCTCCCGCCCGGTACCGGCGATATCCAGCTGTCTATGGTGCAGAGCCATAAACCGGCCGCCGCCGTGATCGTCTCCACCCCGCAAGATCTTGCTCTCATTGATGCGACCCGCGCGATCACCTTTTTTGACAAAGCGGGCGTGCCGGTGATCGGGCTGGTCGAGAATATGGCGGGCTATGTCTGCCCGCATTGCGGTGAACTGAGCGATCCCTTCGGTTCGGGCGGAGCGGAAGCCGCGGCTAAGGCGCTGGACTTGCCCTTCTTGGGCCGCGTGCCGCTGGACATTGCGATCCGGACGGCTAGCGATGCCGGTATTCCACCCGCTGCGGGAGACAGCGTGCAGGGACGTGCGTTCCTGTCCATTGCCGATAAGGTGATCGACTGGATGGAAGGACATGGACATGCCGCTTGA